The Pseudomonas parafulva genome window below encodes:
- a CDS encoding ethanolamine ammonia-lyase subunit EutB, with protein MARFVHTVGNLVYRFDSLKEVMAKASPARSGDFLAGVAAANDGERVAAQMALADIPLSHFLSEALIPYEQDEITRLIVDTHDAEAFAPVSHLTVGGLRDWLLSEAADESSLRALAPGLTPEMAAAVSKIMRVQDLVLVAQKIRVVTAFRGTMGLRGRLSTRLQPNHPTDEPAGIAASILDGLLYGNGDAMIGINPATDSIASICALLEMLDAIIQRYDIPTQSCVLTHVTTSIEAINRGVPLDLVFQSIAGTEAANAGFGINLNVLQEGYEAGLSLQRGTLGQNLMYFETGQGSALSANAHHGVDQQTCETRAYAVARHFKPFLVNTVVGFIGPEYLYNGKQIIRAGLEDHFCGKLLGVPMGCDICYTNHAEADQDDMDTLLTLLGVAGINFIMGIPGSDDIMLNYQTTSFHDALYARQTLGLKPGPEFEAWLERTGILTQADGRVRFGDNLPPAFRQALAQLA; from the coding sequence ATGGCACGTTTCGTACACACGGTCGGCAATCTGGTCTACCGTTTCGACAGCCTCAAGGAGGTCATGGCCAAGGCCAGCCCGGCGCGCTCCGGCGACTTCCTCGCGGGCGTGGCCGCCGCCAACGACGGTGAGCGGGTCGCCGCGCAGATGGCCCTGGCCGACATCCCCCTCAGCCACTTCCTCAGCGAAGCGCTGATTCCCTACGAACAGGACGAAATCACCCGGCTGATCGTCGACACCCACGACGCCGAGGCCTTCGCCCCGGTCAGCCACCTCACGGTCGGTGGCCTGCGCGACTGGCTGCTCAGCGAAGCGGCCGACGAGTCCAGCCTGCGGGCGCTGGCCCCGGGCCTGACCCCGGAAATGGCCGCTGCGGTGTCGAAGATCATGCGCGTGCAGGACTTGGTGCTGGTCGCGCAGAAGATCCGTGTGGTCACCGCGTTTCGCGGCACCATGGGCCTGCGCGGGCGATTATCGACCCGCCTGCAACCCAACCACCCCACCGACGAACCGGCGGGTATCGCTGCCAGCATTCTCGACGGGCTGCTGTACGGCAACGGCGACGCCATGATCGGCATCAACCCGGCCACCGACAGCATCGCCTCCATCTGCGCCCTGCTGGAAATGCTCGACGCCATCATCCAGCGCTATGACATTCCCACCCAATCCTGCGTGCTGACCCACGTCACCACCTCGATCGAGGCGATCAACCGCGGCGTGCCGCTGGACCTGGTGTTCCAGTCCATCGCCGGCACCGAGGCTGCCAACGCCGGCTTCGGCATCAACCTCAACGTGTTGCAGGAAGGCTACGAGGCCGGGCTGTCGCTGCAACGCGGCACCCTCGGACAGAACCTGATGTACTTCGAAACCGGCCAAGGCAGCGCGCTGTCGGCCAATGCCCACCACGGCGTCGACCAGCAGACCTGCGAGACCCGCGCCTACGCCGTGGCCCGGCATTTCAAGCCGTTTCTGGTCAACACCGTGGTCGGCTTCATCGGTCCCGAGTACCTGTACAACGGCAAGCAGATCATCCGTGCGGGGCTGGAGGATCACTTCTGCGGCAAGCTGCTCGGCGTGCCCATGGGCTGCGACATCTGCTACACCAACCACGCCGAAGCCGACCAGGACGACATGGACACCCTGCTCACCCTGCTCGGCGTTGCCGGGATCAACTTCATCATGGGCATCCCCGGCTCCGACGACATCATGCTCAACTACCAGACCACTTCGTTCCACGACGCCCTCTACGCCCGTCAGACCCTGGGCCTGAAACCGGGTCCGGAGTTCGAAGCCTGGCTGGAACGCACCGGCATCCTGACCCAGGCCGACGGCCGCGTTCGCTTCGGCGACAACCTCCCGCCGGCCTTCCGCCAGGCCTTGGCACAGCTCGCATAG
- the exaC gene encoding acetaldehyde dehydrogenase ExaC, translating into MRYAHPGTEGAKISFKQRYGNYIGGEFVAPVKGQYFENTSPVTGKLIAEFPRSTAEDIDKALDAAHAAADAWGRTSVQDRSNVLLRIADRIEQNLEVLAITETWDNGKPIRETLNADIPLAVDHFRYFAGCLRAQEGGAAEINENTVAYHIHEPLGVVGQIIPWNFPLLMAAWKLAPALAAGNCVVLKPAEQTPLGITVLMELIGDLLPKGVLNVVQGYGREAGEALATSKRIAKIAFTGSTPVGSHIMKCAAENIIPSTVELGGKSPNVYFEDIMQAEPSFIDKAAEGLVLAFFNQGEVCTCPSRALVQESIYPQFMDVVMKKVLQIKRGDPLDTDTMVGAQASQQQFEKIQSYLKIAQEEGAELLTGGKVEQLDGSLASGYYIQPTLLKGNNKMRVFQEEIFGPVVSVTTFKDEAEALAIANDTEFGLGAGVWTRDINRAYRMGRGIKAGRVWTNCYHLYPAHAAFGGYKKSGVGRETHKMMLDHYQQTKNLLVSYDINPLGFF; encoded by the coding sequence ATGCGTTACGCACATCCCGGTACCGAAGGCGCCAAGATTTCCTTCAAGCAGCGCTACGGCAACTACATCGGTGGCGAATTCGTAGCTCCGGTCAAAGGCCAGTACTTCGAAAACACCTCTCCGGTCACCGGCAAGCTGATCGCCGAATTCCCCCGCTCCACGGCCGAAGACATCGACAAAGCGCTGGACGCGGCCCATGCCGCCGCCGACGCGTGGGGTCGCACCTCGGTGCAGGACCGTTCCAACGTGCTGCTGCGCATCGCCGACCGCATCGAGCAGAACCTCGAAGTGCTGGCCATCACCGAAACCTGGGACAACGGCAAGCCGATCCGCGAAACCCTCAACGCCGACATCCCACTGGCGGTCGATCACTTCCGCTACTTCGCCGGTTGCCTGCGCGCCCAGGAAGGCGGCGCCGCCGAGATCAACGAAAACACCGTGGCTTACCACATCCACGAGCCACTGGGCGTGGTCGGCCAGATCATCCCGTGGAACTTCCCGCTGCTGATGGCCGCCTGGAAACTCGCACCGGCCCTGGCCGCCGGCAACTGCGTGGTGCTCAAGCCTGCCGAGCAGACGCCATTGGGCATCACCGTGCTGATGGAATTGATCGGCGACCTGCTGCCCAAGGGCGTGCTCAACGTGGTGCAGGGCTATGGCCGCGAAGCCGGTGAAGCGCTGGCCACCAGCAAGCGCATTGCCAAGATCGCCTTCACCGGTTCCACCCCGGTGGGCTCGCACATCATGAAATGCGCCGCGGAAAACATCATTCCGTCCACCGTGGAGTTGGGCGGCAAATCGCCGAACGTCTACTTCGAAGACATCATGCAGGCCGAGCCGAGCTTCATCGACAAGGCCGCCGAAGGCCTGGTACTGGCGTTCTTCAACCAGGGCGAGGTGTGCACCTGCCCGTCGCGCGCGCTGGTGCAGGAGTCGATCTACCCGCAGTTCATGGACGTGGTGATGAAGAAGGTGCTGCAGATCAAGCGCGGCGACCCGTTGGACACCGACACCATGGTCGGCGCCCAGGCCTCGCAGCAGCAGTTCGAAAAGATCCAGTCCTACCTGAAGATTGCCCAGGAAGAGGGCGCCGAGCTGCTGACCGGCGGCAAGGTGGAGCAACTGGACGGCTCGCTGGCTAGCGGCTACTACATCCAGCCGACCTTGCTCAAGGGCAACAACAAGATGCGCGTCTTCCAGGAGGAGATCTTCGGCCCGGTGGTCAGCGTCACCACCTTCAAGGACGAAGCCGAAGCCCTGGCCATCGCCAACGACACCGAGTTCGGCCTCGGCGCAGGCGTGTGGACCCGCGACATCAACCGTGCCTACCGCATGGGCCGCGGTATCAAGGCCGGCCGCGTGTGGACCAACTGCTACCACCTCTACCCCGCCCACGCCGCTTTCGGTGGCTACAAGAAGTCCGGCGTCGGCCGTGAAACCCACAAGATGATGCTCGACCACTACCAGCAGACCAAGAACCTGCTGGTCAGCTACGACATCAACCCGCTCGGCTTCTTTTAA
- a CDS encoding DedA family protein — protein MEFNPLDLILHLDAYLDLLVTNYGPWIYAILFAVIFCETGLVVMPFLPGDSLLFIAGAVAAGGGMDPVLLAGLLMLAAILGDSTNYVIGRTAGERLFRNPNSKIFRRDYLQRTHEFYERHGGKTVTLARFLPILRTFAPFVAGIAHMHYPRFLAFSVAGTLLWVGGLVTLGYFFGNVPFIKQHLSLMVVAIIILSLVPMILGVLRSRLGRTAKAS, from the coding sequence ATGGAATTCAACCCGCTGGACCTTATCCTGCATCTCGATGCCTACCTTGACCTGCTGGTGACCAACTACGGTCCCTGGATCTACGCCATTCTGTTCGCGGTGATCTTCTGCGAAACCGGCCTGGTGGTCATGCCCTTCCTGCCAGGCGATTCGCTGCTGTTCATCGCTGGCGCCGTGGCCGCCGGTGGCGGCATGGACCCGGTCCTGCTGGCCGGTCTGCTGATGCTCGCGGCGATCCTCGGCGACAGCACCAACTACGTGATCGGGCGCACGGCGGGCGAGCGGCTGTTCCGCAATCCCAATTCGAAGATCTTCCGCCGCGACTACCTGCAGCGCACCCATGAATTCTACGAACGCCACGGCGGCAAGACCGTCACCCTGGCGCGCTTCCTGCCGATCCTGCGCACTTTCGCACCGTTCGTCGCCGGCATTGCCCACATGCACTATCCGCGTTTCCTGGCCTTCAGTGTGGCCGGCACCCTGCTGTGGGTCGGCGGTCTGGTGACCCTGGGCTACTTCTTCGGCAACGTGCCGTTCATCAAGCAGCACCTGTCACTGATGGTGGTCGCCATCATCATCCTGTCGCTGGTGCCGATGATCCTCGGCGTGCTGCGCAGCCGCCTGGGTCGCACCGCCAAGGCGTCCTGA
- the mpl gene encoding UDP-N-acetylmuramate:L-alanyl-gamma-D-glutamyl-meso-diaminopimelate ligase, giving the protein MHIHILGICGTFMGSLAVLAKELGHRVTGSDANVYPPMSTQLQAQGIELTQGYDPAQLEPAPDLVVIGNAMSRGNPAVEYVLNKGLPYVSGPQWLADHVLQGRWVLAVAGTHGKTTTSSMLAWVLEHAGMSPGFLIGGVPQNFSVSARLGDTPFFVVEADEYDSAFFDKRSKFVHYHPRTAILNNLEFDHADIFPDLAAIERQFHHLVRTIPSEGLVIHPTTEPALERVIGMGCWTPVQTTGEGGQWQARLLSADGSRFEVLFDGQVQGVVDWALTGQHNVANALATLAAARHVGVAAAMGIEGLSAFKSVKRRMEKVAEVQGVVIYDDFAHHPTAIATTLDGLRKQVGEAPVIAVIEPRSNSMKLGAHRDGLPDSVNHADQVIWYAPANLGWDLAATAAQCKVPSVVADSLEAIIARIKDQVRPGTHVVIMSNGGFGGLHGKLAEALK; this is encoded by the coding sequence ATGCACATTCACATTCTCGGTATTTGCGGCACTTTCATGGGTTCGCTGGCGGTCCTGGCCAAGGAACTCGGTCATCGCGTCACCGGTTCGGACGCCAACGTCTACCCGCCGATGAGCACCCAGCTCCAGGCGCAGGGCATCGAATTGACCCAGGGCTACGACCCGGCCCAGCTCGAACCGGCCCCGGACCTGGTGGTGATCGGCAACGCCATGTCGCGCGGCAATCCGGCGGTGGAATACGTCCTGAACAAGGGGCTGCCCTACGTTTCGGGCCCGCAATGGCTGGCCGACCACGTGCTGCAAGGCCGGTGGGTGCTGGCGGTGGCCGGCACCCACGGCAAGACCACCACCAGCAGCATGCTGGCCTGGGTGCTGGAGCATGCGGGCATGAGCCCGGGCTTCCTGATCGGTGGCGTGCCGCAGAACTTCTCGGTGTCGGCGCGCCTGGGCGACACGCCGTTCTTCGTGGTCGAAGCCGATGAATACGACAGCGCGTTCTTCGACAAGCGCTCCAAGTTCGTCCACTACCACCCGCGCACCGCCATCCTCAATAACCTGGAGTTCGACCACGCGGACATCTTCCCGGACCTGGCCGCCATCGAGCGACAGTTCCACCATTTGGTGCGCACCATTCCCAGCGAAGGCCTGGTCATCCACCCGACCACCGAGCCTGCGTTGGAGCGGGTCATCGGCATGGGCTGCTGGACGCCGGTGCAGACCACCGGTGAGGGCGGGCAGTGGCAGGCGCGTCTGCTCAGTGCGGATGGCTCGCGGTTCGAGGTGTTGTTCGACGGTCAGGTGCAAGGCGTGGTCGACTGGGCGCTGACCGGTCAGCACAACGTCGCCAACGCCCTGGCCACCTTGGCGGCGGCGCGCCATGTGGGGGTGGCGGCGGCCATGGGCATCGAAGGCTTGAGCGCCTTCAAGAGCGTCAAGCGGCGGATGGAAAAGGTGGCCGAAGTGCAGGGTGTGGTCATCTACGATGACTTCGCTCACCACCCGACCGCCATCGCCACCACCCTCGACGGCTTGCGCAAGCAAGTGGGCGAGGCGCCGGTGATCGCGGTGATCGAGCCGCGCTCCAATTCGATGAAGCTCGGCGCGCACCGTGACGGCTTGCCGGACAGCGTCAACCACGCCGACCAGGTGATCTGGTACGCCCCGGCCAACCTGGGCTGGGATCTGGCCGCCACTGCGGCCCAGTGCAAGGTGCCGAGCGTGGTCGCCGACAGCCTCGAGGCGATCATCGCGCGCATCAAGGACCAGGTGCGGCCGGGCACTCATGTGGTGATCATGAGCAACGGCGGCTTCGGCGGCCTGCACGGTAAGCTGGCCGAGGCCCTGAAGTGA
- a CDS encoding GNAT family N-acetyltransferase — translation MRIIKATLEHLDLLTPLFVQYREFYGQLPYPDTSRTFLRKRLTRGESVIYLALPDDDDSRLLGFCQLYPSFSSLSLKRVWIVNDIYVAEDSRRMLVADHLMREAKKMARQSNAIRLRVSTSSDNEVAKKTYESMGFRKDTEFENYILPISQD, via the coding sequence ATGCGCATCATCAAGGCAACCCTGGAACACCTCGACCTGCTCACCCCGCTGTTCGTCCAGTACCGGGAGTTCTACGGGCAACTGCCCTATCCCGACACCTCGCGGACCTTTCTGCGCAAGCGCCTCACGCGCGGCGAGTCGGTAATCTACCTGGCCCTGCCGGATGACGACGACAGCCGCCTGCTGGGTTTCTGCCAGCTCTACCCGAGCTTCTCATCGCTGTCGCTCAAGCGCGTGTGGATCGTCAACGACATCTACGTGGCCGAAGACTCGCGGCGCATGCTGGTGGCCGACCACCTGATGCGCGAAGCCAAGAAGATGGCCAGGCAGAGCAACGCCATCCGCCTGCGGGTGTCGACCAGCAGCGACAACGAGGTGGCGAAGAAGACCTACGAGTCCATGGGCTTTCGCAAGGACACCGAGTTCGAGAACTACATCCTGCCGATCAGCCAGGACTGA
- the ubiX gene encoding flavin prenyltransferase UbiX, with translation MSGPQRITLAMTGASGAQYGLRLLDCLVREEREVHFLISKAAQLVMATETDVVVPAKPQAMQAFLTEYTGAADGQIRVYGKEDWMSPVASGSGAPAAMVVVPCSTGTLSAIATGACNNLIERAADVTLKERRQLILVPREAPFSTIHLENMLKLSHMGAVILPAAPGFYHQPQTIDDLVDFVVARVLNLLDIPQDMLPRWGEHHYGVED, from the coding sequence GTGAGCGGCCCGCAGCGCATCACCCTGGCCATGACCGGCGCCTCGGGCGCGCAGTATGGCCTGCGGTTGCTCGACTGCCTGGTGCGTGAGGAACGTGAGGTGCATTTCCTCATCTCCAAAGCGGCGCAATTGGTGATGGCCACCGAGACCGACGTGGTAGTGCCGGCCAAGCCCCAGGCGATGCAGGCGTTTCTGACCGAGTACACGGGAGCTGCTGATGGGCAGATCCGCGTGTATGGCAAGGAGGACTGGATGTCGCCAGTGGCTTCGGGGTCTGGCGCGCCGGCCGCGATGGTGGTGGTGCCCTGTTCGACCGGCACCTTGTCGGCGATCGCCACCGGGGCTTGCAACAACCTCATCGAGCGCGCTGCCGACGTCACCTTGAAAGAGCGTCGGCAACTGATTCTGGTGCCGCGTGAGGCGCCGTTCTCCACCATTCATCTGGAGAACATGCTCAAGCTGTCGCACATGGGCGCGGTGATTCTGCCGGCGGCGCCAGGGTTCTACCACCAGCCGCAGACCATCGACGATCTGGTCGACTTCGTGGTGGCGCGGGTACTCAACCTGCTCGACATTCCCCAGGACATGCTGCCGCGTTGGGGCGAGCACCATTACGGGGTCGAGGATTGA
- the eutC gene encoding ethanolamine ammonia-lyase subunit EutC, giving the protein MDRHVPTPDNPWLALRNLTPARIALGRTGTSLPTGAQLDFQFAHAQARDAVHLPFDHAALREQLQTRGRDSLLLHSAAADRHQYLQRPDLGRRLCDASAATLREHAQANAGGVDLAIVVADGLSALAVHRHTLPLLSRFEEQASAEGWTTAPVILVQQGRVAVADEVGELLGARMTVMLIGERPGLSSPDSLGLYFTYAPKVGLTDAYRNCISNVRLEGLSYGMAAHRLLYLMREACRRQLSGVNLKDEAEVHSLDSDQPDGKTGNFLLGED; this is encoded by the coding sequence ATGGACCGACACGTACCCACTCCCGACAACCCCTGGCTGGCCCTGCGCAACCTGACCCCGGCGCGCATCGCCCTGGGCCGCACCGGCACCAGCCTGCCCACCGGCGCGCAACTGGACTTCCAGTTCGCCCACGCCCAGGCCCGCGACGCCGTGCACCTGCCCTTCGACCACGCCGCGCTGCGCGAGCAGTTGCAGACGCGCGGGCGCGACAGCCTGCTGCTGCACAGCGCGGCCGCCGACCGTCACCAGTACCTGCAACGGCCCGACCTCGGCCGCCGCCTGTGCGACGCGTCGGCGGCCACGCTGCGCGAGCATGCCCAGGCCAACGCCGGCGGGGTCGATCTGGCGATCGTCGTCGCCGACGGCCTCTCGGCCCTGGCCGTACACCGTCACACCCTGCCGCTGCTGAGCCGCTTCGAAGAGCAGGCCAGCGCCGAGGGCTGGACGACGGCGCCGGTGATCCTGGTGCAACAGGGACGGGTGGCGGTGGCCGACGAAGTGGGCGAGCTGCTGGGCGCACGCATGACCGTGATGCTGATCGGCGAGCGCCCCGGCCTGAGCTCGCCCGACAGCCTGGGCCTGTATTTCACCTATGCGCCGAAGGTGGGCCTGACCGACGCCTACCGCAACTGCATCTCCAACGTGCGCCTGGAGGGCCTGAGCTACGGCATGGCCGCGCATCGCCTGCTGTACTTGATGCGCGAGGCCTGCCGACGGCAGTTGTCCGGGGTGAACCTCAAGGACGAGGCCGAGGTCCACAGCCTCGACAGCGATCAGCCCGACGGCAAGACCGGCAACTTCCTGCTCGGCGAGGACTGA
- a CDS encoding YceK/YidQ family lipoprotein, which produces MRRAALGLLLIALGGCATVRTLDANQPGAPVVYAGTRLDLYAIDGGCCAKDRFGAEAPAYPRLDLPGSMLLDTLLLPLSALTVLGVGFNATGGL; this is translated from the coding sequence TTGAGACGCGCTGCACTGGGCCTGTTGTTGATCGCCCTGGGCGGCTGCGCGACGGTGCGCACGCTCGATGCCAATCAACCCGGCGCCCCGGTGGTGTACGCGGGGACGCGGCTGGACCTGTATGCGATCGACGGTGGCTGTTGCGCCAAGGACCGTTTCGGGGCCGAGGCGCCTGCCTACCCACGGCTGGACCTGCCGGGGAGCATGCTGCTCGATACCCTGTTGCTGCCGTTGTCGGCCTTGACCGTTTTAGGTGTGGGGTTCAACGCCACTGGCGGGCTCTAG
- a CDS encoding sigma-54-dependent Fis family transcriptional regulator: protein MQSNAFSRHAQQVLTVAQGSTSGPGSDPSIARSWLRCLQDHHLDPALAQAPVVLGQARLQESRARLHQVLQIAEGEMNSLHQQLSGAGHAVLLTDARGVILNCVTAPSERRIFERAGLWLGADWSEACEGTNGIGTCVVERQPVTIHQDEHFRGQHTGLTCSASPVFDPHGELLAVLDVSSARAEVSRQSQFHTMALVNLSAKMIESCYFLRHFEQHWLLRFHLHAESVGLFSEGLLAFDGDGRICAVNQGALNLLGSRRDGLLGMPVERFFACSHDELFSRASPQGSTAWPLRTHDGRQVFASLRGRARVPIYPLARPSPAAAVDPGICLHDPVLQADLRRALRVYPRDVSLLLRGETGCGKEAFARAVHQASERRGKPFVAINCASIPESLIESELFGYRGGSFTGSRKEGMRGKLLQADGGTLLLDEIGDMPLALQTRLLRVLEERQVVPIGGEPQAVDLRIVSATHRDLLQRVEEGSFREDLYYRLNGLEINIPAVRERGDRAQLLDALLAEEAAGQAISLEPQARQALMDFAWPGNVRQMRNVLRTLVALCEGQRIYLSDLPPAVRAPHAAVDVGSPREGGGADDTGHAADLIAGHARPQAGAPLQSAERQALLSTLAQHRWHLTRVAEHLGISRNTLYRKLRKHGIARAG, encoded by the coding sequence ATGCAGAGCAACGCTTTCAGCCGCCATGCTCAGCAGGTGCTCACCGTTGCCCAGGGATCGACCAGTGGGCCGGGCAGCGATCCGTCCATCGCCCGCTCCTGGCTGCGCTGCCTGCAGGATCACCACCTGGACCCGGCATTGGCCCAGGCCCCGGTGGTGCTTGGACAGGCGCGTTTGCAGGAGAGTCGTGCGCGCCTGCACCAGGTGTTGCAGATCGCCGAGGGCGAGATGAATAGCCTGCACCAGCAGTTGTCCGGCGCCGGCCATGCGGTGCTGCTCACCGACGCGCGGGGGGTGATCCTCAATTGCGTCACCGCACCCAGCGAGCGGCGTATCTTCGAGCGCGCCGGGCTGTGGCTCGGCGCCGACTGGAGCGAAGCCTGCGAAGGCACCAATGGCATCGGCACCTGTGTCGTCGAACGCCAGCCGGTGACCATTCATCAGGATGAACATTTTCGCGGCCAGCACACCGGCCTCACCTGCTCGGCCAGCCCGGTGTTCGATCCCCACGGCGAGCTGCTGGCGGTGCTCGACGTGTCCTCGGCCCGTGCGGAGGTCTCGCGGCAGAGCCAGTTCCACACCATGGCCCTGGTCAACCTCTCGGCGAAGATGATCGAGAGCTGTTATTTCCTGCGTCACTTCGAGCAGCACTGGCTGCTGCGTTTCCACCTGCACGCCGAATCGGTCGGGCTGTTCAGTGAGGGACTGTTGGCGTTCGACGGTGACGGACGCATCTGCGCAGTCAACCAGGGCGCGCTGAACCTGCTGGGCAGTCGCCGGGACGGGCTGCTGGGCATGCCGGTGGAGCGGTTCTTCGCCTGCAGCCATGACGAACTGTTCAGTCGCGCGTCGCCCCAGGGCAGCACAGCCTGGCCGCTGCGCACTCATGACGGTCGACAGGTGTTCGCCAGCCTGCGCGGGCGGGCACGCGTGCCTATCTACCCGCTGGCGCGTCCCTCGCCAGCGGCGGCGGTCGATCCGGGCATCTGCCTGCACGACCCGGTCCTGCAAGCGGACTTGCGCCGCGCGCTGCGTGTGTACCCACGCGATGTGTCGCTGTTGCTGCGCGGCGAGACCGGCTGCGGCAAGGAAGCCTTCGCCCGGGCGGTGCATCAGGCCAGCGAACGGCGCGGCAAGCCGTTCGTGGCGATCAACTGTGCGTCGATTCCGGAAAGCCTGATCGAGAGCGAACTGTTCGGTTATCGCGGCGGCAGCTTCACCGGTTCGCGCAAGGAGGGCATGCGCGGCAAGTTGCTGCAGGCCGATGGCGGTACCTTGCTGCTGGATGAGATCGGTGACATGCCGCTGGCCTTGCAGACCCGCCTGTTGCGGGTGCTGGAGGAGCGCCAGGTGGTGCCCATCGGCGGCGAGCCTCAGGCGGTGGACCTGCGCATCGTCAGCGCGACCCACCGTGACCTGTTGCAGCGGGTGGAAGAGGGCAGTTTTCGTGAAGACCTCTATTACCGGCTCAACGGCCTGGAAATCAACATTCCCGCCGTGCGCGAGCGGGGCGACCGGGCGCAACTGCTCGACGCGCTGCTGGCCGAGGAAGCCGCGGGCCAGGCGATCAGCCTCGAACCCCAGGCACGCCAGGCGCTGATGGACTTCGCCTGGCCGGGCAACGTGCGCCAGATGCGCAACGTGCTGCGCACCTTGGTGGCGCTCTGCGAGGGTCAGCGCATTTATCTGTCGGATCTGCCGCCCGCTGTCAGAGCACCTCACGCTGCTGTAGATGTGGGCTCGCCCCGCGAGGGCGGTGGCGCGGATGACACCGGACACGCGGCCGATCTCATCGCGGGACACGCTCGCCCACAAGCTGGCGCACCGCTGCAGAGCGCGGAGCGCCAGGCCCTGCTGTCGACGCTCGCCCAGCACCGCTGGCACCTGACCCGCGTCGCCGAGCACCTGGGTATCAGCCGCAACACCCTGTACCGCAAACTGCGCAAGCACGGCATCGCCCGCGCCGGTTGA
- the eat gene encoding ethanolamine permease translates to MPSEHSAGTPAGSSVDFEKVGSDYFQQRELKKGAAGWVLLVGLGVAYVISGDYAGWNFGLAQGGWGGMFLATLLMATMYLCMCFSLAELSSMIPTAGGGYGFARSAFGPWGGFLTGTAILIEYAIAPAAIATFIGAYCQSLFGIGGWMIYLAFYVVFIGIHIFGVGEALKLMFGITAIAAIALVVFLLGMLPHFDAANLFDIAQTDAAGASSFLPFGYVGVWAAIPYAIWFFLAVEGVPLAAEETKNPRRDLPRGLIGAMLVLLAFALLILVVGPGGAGSEALKASGNPLVEALAKAYGGSTWMSGFVNLVGLAGLIASFFSIIYAYSRQIFALSRAGYLPRKLSETNKSKAPVLALVIPGLIGFALSLTGQGDLLILVAVFGATLSYVLMMAAHITLRIRRPKMARPYRTPGGIFTSGLALVLACIAVVAGFLVDPRVVIGAALIYAVLIAYFAFYSRHHLVAGTPEEEFAAIQQAEEALH, encoded by the coding sequence ATGCCAAGCGAACATTCCGCCGGTACACCGGCCGGTTCTTCGGTCGACTTCGAAAAGGTTGGCTCTGACTACTTCCAACAACGCGAACTCAAGAAAGGTGCTGCGGGCTGGGTTCTGCTGGTGGGCCTGGGCGTGGCCTATGTGATCTCCGGCGACTATGCCGGGTGGAACTTCGGCCTCGCCCAAGGCGGCTGGGGCGGCATGTTCCTCGCCACCTTGCTGATGGCCACCATGTACCTGTGCATGTGTTTCTCGCTGGCTGAACTGTCTTCGATGATTCCCACCGCTGGCGGCGGCTATGGGTTTGCCCGCAGCGCCTTCGGGCCTTGGGGCGGCTTTCTCACCGGTACGGCGATCCTCATCGAGTACGCCATCGCCCCCGCCGCCATTGCCACGTTCATCGGCGCCTATTGCCAGTCGCTGTTCGGCATCGGCGGCTGGATGATCTACCTGGCGTTCTACGTGGTGTTCATCGGCATTCATATCTTCGGCGTGGGTGAAGCGCTGAAGCTGATGTTCGGCATCACCGCCATCGCCGCCATTGCCCTGGTGGTGTTCCTGCTGGGCATGCTGCCCCATTTCGATGCCGCCAACCTCTTCGACATCGCCCAGACCGACGCCGCTGGCGCCAGCAGCTTCCTGCCGTTCGGCTATGTCGGCGTGTGGGCGGCAATCCCCTATGCGATCTGGTTCTTCCTCGCGGTCGAAGGCGTGCCCCTGGCCGCCGAAGAAACCAAGAACCCACGGCGCGACCTGCCACGCGGCTTGATCGGCGCGATGCTGGTGCTGCTGGCCTTCGCCCTGCTGATTCTGGTGGTCGGCCCCGGCGGCGCCGGCTCCGAAGCGCTCAAGGCCTCGGGCAACCCACTGGTCGAAGCCCTGGCCAAAGCCTACGGCGGTTCCACCTGGATGAGCGGCTTCGTCAACCTGGTTGGCCTGGCCGGACTGATCGCCAGCTTCTTCTCGATCATCTACGCCTATTCCCGGCAGATTTTCGCCCTGTCGCGCGCTGGCTACCTGCCGCGCAAGCTCTCGGAAACCAACAAGAGCAAGGCGCCGGTGCTGGCCTTGGTCATCCCTGGATTGATCGGCTTCGCCCTGTCGCTGACCGGCCAGGGCGACCTGCTGATTCTGGTGGCGGTGTTCGGTGCCACACTGTCCTATGTGCTGATGATGGCCGCGCACATCACCCTGCGCATCCGTCGGCCGAAGATGGCCCGCCCCTACCGTACCCCCGGTGGCATCTTCACTTCGGGCCTGGCCCTGGTGCTGGCGTGCATCGCCGTGGTGGCCGGTTTCCTGGTCGATCCGCGGGTGGTGATTGGCGCTGCGCTGATCTATGCAGTATTAATTGCCTACTTCGCGTTCTACAGTCGCCATCACTTGGTTGCCGGCACGCCGGAAGAGGAATTCGCCGCGATCCAGCAGGCCGAAGAGGCCCTGCACTAA